A genomic window from Paramormyrops kingsleyae isolate MSU_618 chromosome 23, PKINGS_0.4, whole genome shotgun sequence includes:
- the LOC111839709 gene encoding transmembrane protein 200A-like gives MGTPTRGEVPHSSACQQLPQFSFSRKKTKAVRGKLRMKSPPGIFLMLGAVVVMAGMIVAVAGYWPHRAHRTALLSQASAGTGMSGTQATKWGQGARGMLTVTSLVHHTRMRLLGPVIMGVGLFILICANTVLYENRDRETRLLLAQTRGPTRPISTTVPPRGQPCNYHWFTKLTVADLNVHHLGQQAKCQTEGGGSYMHYCVQTEAPPQRSSSPPTSTHPSKASINMLTVEFHLEPQRNSSVARLKLNESLGELAQDDGGLKLMAPTGGSYSLCRNTLPVGGHVIQTLADEGLEDAGLQDVVDIQAAPLEALPREPGSVNADRDCSLAESTEERKHRSWPPLRLSTARRYWGLENKQESLDELLD, from the coding sequence ATGGGGACCCCAACCAGGGGGGAGGTGCCACACTCTTCCGCTTGCCAACAGCTACCCCAGTTCAGCTTTTCTCGCAAGAAAACAAAGGCAGTTCGGGGCAAACTGCGCATGAAATCCCCACCTGGGATCTTCCTAATGCTGGGGGCCGTCGTTGTCATGGCTGGCATGATTGTTGCTGTGGCTGGGTACTGGCCACACCGGGCCCATCGTACAGCCCTGCTCAGCCAGGCCAGTGCGGGTACGGGCATGAGCGGTACCCAGGCCACTAAGTGGGGACAGGGAGCCAGAGGTATGCTGACTGTGACTAGCCTGGTGCACCACACCCGCATGAGGCTGTTGGGCCCTGTTATCATGGGAGTAGGGCTCTTCATTCTGATCTGCGCTAACACGGTGCTGTATGAGAACCGTGACCGTGAGACACGCCTACTTCTGGCCCAGACCCGCGGCCCTACCAGACCCATCTCTACCACAGTGCCACCCAGGGGCCAGCCCTGCAATTACCATTGGTTCACCAAGCTGACTGTTGCTGACCTTAACGTCCACCACTTAGGTCAGCAAGCCAAGTGTCAGACAGAAGGTGGCGGCAGTTACATGCATTACTGCGTCCAGACCGAGGCGCCCCCCCAGAGATCTTCATCGCCCCCCACCTCGACCCACCCCAGCAAGGCCTCCATCAACATGCTAACTGTAGAGTTCCACCTGGAGCCGCAGCGGAACTCCAGTGTGGCCAGACTGAAGCTCAACGAAAGCTTGGGGGAATTGGCACAGGACGACGGAGGGTTGAAGCTCATGGCTCCTACTGGAGGCTCCTATAGCTTGTGCAGAAACACTCTTCCAGTTGGGGGTCACGTCATACAGACTCTGGCTGACGAAGGCCTGGAGGATGCAGGCCTCCAGGATGTCGTGGACATTCAGGCAGCTCCGTTGGAGGCGCTCCCTAGGGAACCAGGGTCAGTCAATGCAGACCGTGACTGCAGTCTGGCGGAAAGCACAGAGGAGCGGAAACATCGCAGCTGGCCTCCGTTGAGGCTTAGCACGGCCAGGAGGTACTGGGGGCTGGAGAACAAGCAAGAATCTCTGGATGAGCTGCTGGACTAG
- the LOC111839708 gene encoding uncharacterized protein isoform X2, which produces MGATVLGESPLRLTDCLPLLLALGPFPSVWLFDLSGPLADQKWGAIVNEDRFSHYAQVVRMPWGIGSDGGSVLIGYARGGRDRYGPPARTDYRLIVENLSSRCSWQDLKDYMRQAGEVTYADTNKGRRNEGVIEFKLYSDMKRALEKLDGTEVNGRKIRLIEDRPGSRRRRSYSRSRSQSRSHSRSRRSRKSRSHSESSSRSRSRSRMASRSRSHTPSKRKSNGAQRSRSRDKRLGRDEAHSRSRSRSPRNKRSKREVKKGRRDDSHSRSRSRSRSRKSRSRSVNKDRTRKSRSRSISGNKDRSRKSRSRSRSGNKDSSRKSLSRSLSRSGNKDRSKKSRSRSKTCDAKSDIDEGGAGPAKGDFRSPSMPQPKSRSPSPTKALSRSPSVSRSDSRSKSRSPSKSPSKSRSRSRS; this is translated from the exons ATGGGAGCTACGGTTCTGGGCGAA AGTCCTTTGAGGCTGACTGACTGCCTGCCCCTATTGCTGGCCTTGGGTCCCTTTCCAAGCGTGTGGCTCTTTGACCTTTCTGGGCCTCTGGCTGACCAAAAATGGGGAGCCATTGTGAATGAAGACCGCTTTTCCCATTATGCCCAGGTGGTGAGGATGCCATGGGGGATAGGGTCAGATGGGGGTTCAGTTCTTATAG GCTACGCCCGTGGTGGGCGGGATCGATATGGACCTCCAGCACGTACTGACTACCGGCTGATTGTAGAGAACCTCTCCAGCCGTTGTAGCTGGCAGGACTTGAAG GACTACATGCGTCAGGCGGGTGAAGTGACCTATGCTGACACCAATAAAGGTCGCAGAAATGAGGGTGTGATCGAGTTTAAGCTGTACTCAGACATGAAGCGAGCTCTGGAGAAGTTGGATGGGACGGAGGTTAATGGCCGAAAGATCCGACTGATTGAGGACAGGCCAGGATCACGACGCCGGCGGTCCTATTCCCGCAGTCGCAGCCAGTCCCG GTCACATTCGAGGAGCAGGCGATCCCGTAAGAGCCGCAGTCACAGCGAGAGCAGCAGCCGCAGTCGCTCCCGCTCCAG GATGGCTTCCCGCTCACGTAGCCATACGCCTAGTAAGAGGAAGAGCAATGGGGCCCAAAGAAGCCGCAGCCGTGACAAGCGCCTTGGCCGAGATGAGGCCCACTCCCGCTCCCGAAGCCGCAGCCCTCGCAACAAGAGGAGCAAGAGGGAAGTCAAGAAGGGCCGCAGGGATGATTCTCACTCCAGGTCTCGCTCACGCTCCCGCTCTAGAAAGTCCCGATCTCGGTCAGTGAACAAGGATCGCACCCGGAAGTCCAGGTCCCGCTCTATATCAGGAAACAAGGATCGTTCCAGGAAGTCTCGCTCTAGGTCCCGTTCGGGAAATAAGGATAGCTCCAGGAAATCGCTGTCTCGTTCCCTGTCCAGGTCAGGCAACAAGGATCGTTCTAAGAAGTCTCGTTCTAGGTCTAAGACCTGTGATGCCAAAAGTGATATTGATGAGGGTGGTGCCGGGCCTGCCAAGGGTGACTTCCGCTCCCCATCCATGCCCCAACCCAAGTCCAGATCACCTTCCCCCACCAAAGCCCTGTCTCGTTCCCCCTCAGTGTCCCGCTCAGATTCCCGTTCCAAGTCCCGTTCTCCCTCTAAATCCCCCTCTAAATCCCGTTCACGTTCTCGCTCCTGA